A segment of the Huiozyma naganishii CBS 8797 chromosome 12, complete genome genome:
AGTTGTGATTGTAGAGGGCAGCCAAATTCTGAAATATGTCCTGGTATTCTGAGGTAATATTCTTTAAAGAAATGCGTATGATTAGTTCTTTATAATGTTGCAGTGAAATGAAATAACtaaacaaaaaatgtaaaATATTGTAAGCGAAATGGAAgtgctggatatagaaaatgaagagccacaccattgacgctgagcaaattctcacatatcTAATGCCTAACTACctcgaatgaattgatccttctatttgttacaatatagaagagatcatcgaaccatatacttatatattaagtatacACCAGAAGTAAAgtgaactaaaacatctcttactctactacaatgaatagccacggcgaacaaaaccctattcaacaggAAGAGCTAAAGAAGGTTGTGTCAGGACAGTTTGATATTTGCCGTCTAGGTAGTTATGCGTTGTATATCCGTTGCACTTGCTTGACTTAGTCTAATTAGATTATTGGGTCATGAGTACCCCAGGGGAGTTCCGTTATTTATTTTCACAAATATATTAATATATGTATTCCTGTTCAACTAAAGCCAGACAACCACTACAGCCATGATAAGATGGCCAAATCCCCTCCAAACTTATCCTCGAACTGTCTCCCAATATCCACCAAAGCAGATACAAAGTGACCGAATATGTGTCACAGAGTGTCTTACTACCGCTCCGTAGAAGATGATCATCGGTTTTTTTGGAAATACTTAAATTTCTGGAATCGAAAAGGAACTGGAAGACGGATTGTAGCATCCCATCTTGAACGGTGCACAGTCAGAACCCTGCTGGCACTTCTCGAACTATACCCAGACATAGTCATAGTTGATCAGAGCATTATACTTTATTGTCGCTCTTGTACTTTTCACTGAGTTATACATACCCcagttcctttttttttgcataTTTGGAGCTTCCATTTGCTTAGTAAGAGGTACTTTCATTAAAACTACAGGACAACTTCTACCCCATCACAGCTACCTGTTACAAACAGAGGTAAAAATACTGTATTTACTCTCACATCACCCTTTTCGAACTAATCAATCAAATGACGGACGTAGATGGGTATAAGACCAGAAGTAAGGCCAAAATATTCCCTCAGCTGGATGagaacttcttctctgaCGATAACTCGGACGGTACTGATGAGGAAGTTGTAGAAAGAGTTGATGAGGGTTTTATCGAGGGTAACGATGATTTTGGTTACGGTGAGTCGGCAAACACGGCTCCGGCTCCAAATGGAGCCACGAAACCGAAGAAGGCatcaaagaagagggaCAGAGCGGAAACCGCGCAGATGAACCAGCTGGCTGCAAAGGACCAGTCCTTTCTGCAGAACGGGAACACGGATATCCCGGACGACTTCACCCCAGACACAGTGTCGCCAATGTTCAAATCTCACGACTTCAGTTATCTAAGATTAAGGCCGGATCACGCATCCAGACCCATATGGATATCCCCCAGTGACGGTAGAATCATCTTAGAGAGTTTTTCACCTCTTGCGGAGCAAGCTCAAGACTTTTTGGTCACGATTGCAGAGCCAATCAGCAGACCATCGCATATTCATGAATATAGAATCACAGCGTACTCACTCTACGCAGCCGTATCGGTCGGGTTGGAGACAGACGACATTCTGTCTGTTCTAGATAGACTATCGAAGGTGCCCGTAGCGAAATCCATCGTCGACTTTATCAAAAACGCCACTATCTCATACGGGAAAGTGAAGTTGGTCATCAAACACAATAGGTATTTCGTAGAGACAACTCAGGCTGAAATTCTGCAAATGCTGTTGAGAGACCAAATCATCGGCCCCTTGAGAATAGACAGCGAACtgcagcaacaacaacaacaagccAAAAATGAGGCGGAGAAGGAAGTCCCAACGGCGGGTGGGGTGGACACAAcgaagaacagaaacaacGTAAACCCAAACGATGTAGAAGCCATGTTCAGTGCTGTTGTGGGCGGTGATAACGAGAGggatgacgaggaggatgacATTGATGCTGTGCactcttttgaaattgcAAACGAGTCTGTCGAGATCGTCAAGAAAAGATGCCAGGAGATTGATTATCCGGTTCTAGAAGAGTACGATTTTAGGAATGACCACCGTAACCCTGATCTAGATATCGATTTGAAGCCATCGACGCAGATTAGACCTTACCAAGAGAAATCCTTAAGTAAGATGTTTGGTAATGGTCGTGCTAGAAGTGGTATTATCGTTCTGCCATGCGGTGCTGGTAAAACTTTAGTTGGGATCACAGCCGCGTGTACTATCAAGAAATCCGTTATTGTGCTGTGTACATCGGCCGTATCAGTCATGCAATGGCGTCAGCAATTTCTACAATGGTGTACTTTGCAACCGGAAAACTGTGCCGTTTTCACATCGGATAACAAAGAGATGTTTCAGACGGAATCTGGTCTCGTTGTCTCGACGTATTCCATGGTTGCaaacacaagaaacagGTCTCACGATTCTCAGAAAGTGATGGATTTCCTAACCGGGAGAGAATGGGGGTTTATTATTCTGGATGAAGTGCATGTCGTTCCCGCTGCCATGTTCCGTAGAGTCGTTTCAGCAATTGCAGCACATGCCAAACTTGGGCTGACCGCCACGTTAGTCAGAGAGGATGACAAAATTAGTGATTTGAACTTCCTGATTGGCCCCAAGCTGTACGAGGCAAACTGGATGGAATTATCACAGAAAGGTCACATTGCCAATGTGCAATGTGCGGAAGTGTGGTGTCCTATGACAGCCGAGTTCTACCAGGAGTATTTGAGGGAAAACGCAAGGAAGAGGATGCTATTATACATTATGAATCCAACTAAATTCCAAGCTTGCCAATTTTTGATTCAGTACCATGAGAGAAGAGGCGACAAAATTATCGTGTTTTCAGACAACGTTTACGCGTTGCAACAGtacgctttgaagttggGGAAACCGTTCATTTACGGGTCTACCCCACAACAGGAACGTATGaacattttgcaaaatttcCAGTTCAACGACCAGATCAACACAATTTTCTTGTCCAAAGTCGGTGATACCTCGATCGATCTACCAGAGGCCACCTGCTTGATTCAGATATCGTCGCACTATGGGTCTCGTCGTCAAGAGGCGCAAAGGTTGGGCAGAATTTTAAGAGCCAAGAGACGTAACGATGAAGGGTTTAACGCCTTTTTCTACTCGTTAGTCTCAAAGGACACACAGGAGATGTTTTATTCGACGAAGAGGCAGGCATTTTTGGTGGACCAAGGTTACGCATTTAAAGTTATCACTCATCTACACGGTATGGAGAACCTTCTCAATTTGGCGTACGCATCTGCGAGAGAACGTAGGGAGCTGTTGCAGGAGGtactgttgaagaacgaggaGGCTGCTGCACTGGAGGAAGGTGACGATGCAGATAACTTTGTTGGCCGCAGTGGTGGCGCTCTCAAGAGGTTCAAGTCGAAGGCAGTGAGGGGCCAAGCGTCTATGGCTGGTCTTGCTGGTGGTGAGGACATGGCTTACGCGGAGACGGGTCCAAACAGGAAcaaagagatcaaggaACATCATCCATTGATCCGTAAGATCTATTATAAGGACGGTAAGAAATAGTAGTGATACAACAACACACGTTTAGGGATGATTAATTATATATTAATACAACAGCacaaatacaaaaaacaactcttttttttctcttcggATCTCCATCCTTTGCCCTGACAGTTTCATGACACGAGGGGTTCTAAGTTTCCATGCATCCATGCTATGAGAAgcgtttcttcttcgtcgaATATATTGCTTGCAAGTAGGcgttcttttttctttccttttaTAACCATATTTTACAGGGACACCATTCTTATTGATCCAGCTTCAATTTTTGCAACTCTTCTACAACGATGTCGCTCGTTTGATTGAGAGATTCTTGGATTGTCACTCTGAAGTTCTCGATGTACTGGACCCTCTCCAGCATTTGCTGCTCCGTTTGCTTTTTCTCCTGCTGGAGAGACACCTTCAGTTGTTCGAGTTCTGCCTTCTTGTCCTGGACGAGTGCCTTTGCGTCCCCAATCCTCAGTTCAATCTGTCGCAGAGTCTCCTCATTTCTATTTTGCAACTGGAAtgctatttttttctgagACTCAAGCTCGCGCTCCAATTCTCTTCTCCTGGCACTGTTCTGTTCTTGCATGGCCCTCAGTTTCTGTGCGAGTTGCATGTTATCCCATTCCTTGGACTCGATATTCTCCTCCAGAAATCGTTGTCTTTGCTCCAGTTCTGTAATGTCGTTCATCAGAGATTCCATACTCACTTCGATGTCCTCCATGAGTCTGACAAACCTGTTTGTTAGAGCGTCCTCCATGGAGTACTCGGGTCCCTTATTGAACAAGGAGTTGTACAccaactttgaattttcgTCCACTGCGGCAAGTTGTTTCTCCAAGTCCAGTGTGTACTCTTGGATGTTTTCCACGGACCTACCAGTCTTTTGGAATCTTCTCTCGAACAGCAGTTCGATGGACGCGTTGTATTCGTTGAGCAGCGCAGAGATCCTTGTCTTGAgcgttttgttttccaattttttgttctgcaTTGACGCGATCAGTTTGTCCGACTGGTCCGCGAGGTTGTCGAGTGTCTGCAACAAGATCTCCTTCTGtttgttcaagtcctcGACACGCTCGAGGGACAACCCGCGCAATTTCATTTCCTCGAGGAGTCGCTGGATCTGTTCCTTCAGCTCGTCTATCTGTTTTTGGTGCTCCTCTGCCCTCCTTTGCATGTTGTGCAATTTTGCGGGCCTCTCTGCCTGTTTTGCCGTGAAATCATCGATGTACATTTGGTATTTCGCCACGTCATTCTGCAAGTTATTGAGTTTCTCCTTGGCGATCCGCAACTCCTGTGTCTTTCCCAGGACCGTGTCGTAGTGTGCGAGCAGcttttcattttcgttttgcaagttgttgatgtcGAGGTGTATCACTTGGACAAACTTCTCGACGTTCGTTTCAAACTTAGCTTTCATTGCGCCGTAGTTCTCGTTCCTGAGCAGGAACAGTTTGTACGTATCCATTGTGTACTCGTTGACGAGGCTCTCGAGCAGCCGTTCGTAGTTCTGCTTGATCTGGTCCTGCTCCTCCACGGTAGCCGCGGCCCTCGTGGTCTGTAAGATGTTCTGTGCGGGCTCGTTAATTGCGACATTGTCAACTTGCTCGCGGATACTGTCCATTCTGCTGTTGAACTTGACGAACCAGTGGAGCAACCCTAGGAACTTATGCCACTGGGACCCGCCGACGGCACTGATCTGCGACTTGTTGATATCTGCGAGGAAGGGGCAACCGAGTCTCTTGAGACAGTCGTAAAACTCGGCCTCGACGGACCGTTTGAAAGTGTAATTCGGGTCGACACGAGCGTACAGCCATCGGAAGATGAGCATGTAAGTCTTCTGCGTCGGCGTCTGCAGGATCTTGAGCGTCAGCGCGCCCTGCGCAAACTGCGTATCCCTGTCAAACCCATGAGCCTGCAGGTACTGGAGGATCTCCTCCTCAATGGCCAACTGGAAGTTCTTGTCCCTCAGTGGTCGCGAATCCTTCCTCTGCGCCGGTGCAACCGCCGCGATACCACCGCCAAGACCCACAGACGCCGGCAGCGTCGACCGCGACCGCTTCTTCCGGGGCTCACCGGATCCCCTGGACCCCCCGACGCCCCCGGCGCCCGCACCACCGAGGGACACGGCCCTGTTGAGACTCGGGATCGAGGACCCTGCactgttcctcctccgtCTTGGCGCTCCCTCGCGCGACTCGGCAAAGAACGGGTTCCCCGCCTGATGGCCCACCGCTACTGCACCGCCCACTGCACTTGAAACCATTGACCCTCTCAGCGACTGGACGTGGCGTGTCTGGAGacgctgttgttgatgttgttgttgatgttgatgttgtttATGTATTGCAATATTTCACTTTAAAGATCAGACGGTGTTCACTGCGATGGCCTCAACAACTACTAAGAGGGCACCGTTTAGGCAGCGATGAGGGTTGTACACGGTGTTTCCGAGTTGCAGGAGTGGCGGAGGAGCCAATTGGGCCGTTCTGTCGGGTTTGTGCCGACGATGGGCGCTCTACACGCGGGCCACGCGTCACTTGTCAAACGGTCCATCGCTGAGAACAGTGCCACTGCAGTGAGTATCTTTGTGAACCCGTCGCAGTTCGCCCCGGGGGAGGACCTCGACGAGTACCCTAGGACGCTAGAGGCGGATTGCGCTCTGCTCGAGTCCCTGGGTGTGGATCTTGTGTTTGCGCCCAAGACCAGCGAGATGTACCCGCAGGGGATCCCGCTGGACACGAGGGAGCAACGCGGTGCGTTCGTGACTGTACTGGGTGTCAGCGAGATGCTCGAGGGCCGTACGCGACCCAACTTCTTCCGCGGTGTCGCGACCGTCGTGACGAAACTGCTCAACATCGTCGGACCGGACGTCGCGTACTTTGGTCAGAAAGACGTGCAGCAGTTCATTGTCCTCCAGACGATGGTCCGTGAACTGTTCACCCCCACGGTGCTCGTGATGATGCCCATTGTAAGGGACGCCAGCGGACTCGCCCTGAGTAGCAGGAACAGGTACCTCTCTCCAGAGTCCCTCGAGATCGCCGCGTCCCTGCACCGCGGGCTACTCGTCGGTGCAGACCTCCTGACAAGCAAGACCCCGCGCCCACACCACGACGAGATCACCGCAGCGATCAGAGCCCTGTGGCAACCTTTCGTGGACTCCGGAGACTTCGAAGTCGACTACGTCTCTGTCGCCCGCTGGGGGTCCCTCGCAGAACTAGATAGTGAGGAGGCGCACAAACAAGACACGGGGGACAACACCCGCGTGGTCATCAGCTGCGCAGTGTACGTGCGCGACCGCTCACTAGCAGCGACTCGCGTCCGCCTCATCGACAACGTCATCGTCTCCGCTACTGCTTAAGTAACGCAATATATAATAAACCTTTAAGTCACCGATGACTTAGGGTGGGGAGGGTGCCCCACGTTTACTGCAAGGCTGGAAGGTGTTCAAGAGACACGTTGAGAGGATGAGTGGACACGCTAACAGTGTGCTGGACCCGCATCTATCTGTGTTGGAGTTGCTGGAGAAGAGTTGCGAGCGGGGGGGCCATGCGGAGGCCCCCGGAAGTTCCAGGAACAAGGGTGCAGGACAGATCCAGCTCTCGGAGTCCTGGTGTACCGTGGAGAGGGACGAGTTGAGTGCTATGGAGCGTTCTGCGTCGCAGCAGACCAACAACGGCGTGCTGTCGTCGAGTGACACCTCTGAGGAAGGTGAGCCCGAGCAAGGGAGCCCCGGTGACGGTGAAGGTGGGGGTGTTGCCGATACACGGATGGCTCGCCCTGCGATGAGTCTGCAGTCGACGTCGTCGACACTGGATGGTGTTGATGACGACAGCGCCACCGTGTCGAAGAGTCTcacgtcgtcgtcgaacTCGTTCATCATGCCCAAGTTGTACACGACCGTGGCAGGTGCCCCCAGCACGGTGTCCACTGCACTGCAGACCCGGTGCTTCAAAGTCGCTGTGCTGGGGAGAGGCGCGGTCAAGTTCTGTCAGGAGACGGTTCCGGAACAGTTCAGACACAGATTCGAGCTTACAGCCGGTGTGCACGACCTGGCGCAGTGCGCGGACCGCCAGGGGATCCTCATCGTCGTGCAGGAGGTCCGCGAGCTTATATCGTTGCTGAACAGAGTGCACTGTGCGTGCCCGGAGGTCCCCGTGGTGGCAGTCTACGACAGGGACAGGCAGGTACAGGTCAAGAACGTGCTTCGCAACTTCACACGGCAGAGACTCGTCTCGTTGCTACATCCACCGGTCCCGCTGTCAAACAACGAGGCTCTCGACAAGATGTTCCATTTCGTGGATAACTTGGCTCGCCAACAGGAACCGGCAGGGGTGATCCACAATGATCCACAGACGACCCAGGAACAGCACCCAGATCACAACGAAGACGACCCGCACCGTGGGCCCAGCAAACCAGAGGGCACGTTTAAAAGATGGCTGCTCTGGGGGGTGTCCATCTCGCTGGGGATCGGTGCAGGGTACTACTGCGTCTCGTACGTCGTCTCGTCATCCATGTGCGTATCCTGCTTCAACTTCAGACACACAGACCACACTTTGGCCGCTACTACGTCCACCGCCGCGGCAGCCGCTGCGGCAGCAACTCCATCAGGAATCGACCACGACGCAGACAGCCACACGACGCTGCGGCACTGCCTCAGCATCGTTAAGAACTCGCTCAAGAGGGCCACCGCTTTCGTCAAGCAAGCCATGCACAAGCCGTTTCACTACATCGACCGCTCTCAGGAGTGGCACCTGCACGACCCGAACAGGTTCCTACAGCTCGGATACGCGGTCATTTAGCACGCTacatacacatacatatattcATTCACCCACTCACACACAATcgttttttctctctttgaagtCCAGTTACAGTTGCTCATCGCTTCGGTATTATATAAAACGTTATTATCGCGTTGtttgatgaagaagagtgGTGAACTGTTGACACGGTTCGGAGAAGCTGGTTATAGGTTGTACGTCACTGGAtctactactgctgctgttaACACACGTATGTGGTTTCGTCTGAGGAGTTTTACGCCGAAACCGCCGTACAGGGTCGGGATCAGGGCGCAGCTCACGATGCTCGTCAGTATCGTCGCGATCATCTCGCTCGTGATACTGGCGGTCACCACGGGGGTGTACTTCACATCGAACTACAAGAACCTGCGGTCAGACCGGCTGTACATTGCTGCGCAGTTGAAGTCTTCACAGATCGACCAGAATCTAAACTACCTTTACTACCAGTGTTACTGGGTCGCGTCCAGGGACACGCTGCAGACGGGTCTCGCGAACTACGTCGCGGGGAACAAGTCCGACGCAAACTGGATGGACTCGCAGAGTGTCCTTGAAAAGTTTCTCGGGTCATCGAACCTGTTCTCTGTCGCAAGAGTGTACGACTCGTCCTTCACCACGGTGCTCAACACAACGAACAACAGCACGGGGGATCTCATCCCAGAAGACGTGCTCACACAGCTGCTCCCACTGTCCACGAACGTGCCGCTGCCCTCGTCGCTCGAGACCAACGGGATCGTCACGAACCCGGTCAAGAACGGGTCATCGTACCTCATGTCTATGTCGCTGCCCATCTTTGCAAACCCGTCCATCATACTCACAGACTCGAGGGTCTACGGGTACGTCACGGTAGTCATGTCCGCAGAGGGGCTCCTCAGCGTGTTCAACGACACAACGGCACTGGAGAGGTCCTACGTAGCGATCGTCTCCGCAGTTTACACAAACGCGACTAAGCTCGACGCGTACAGGTTCGTGTTCCCGCCCTTTGGGAGCACTTCTTCAATCCTCAATGAGACGTTCCCACTGAACAATAACACTTTCCTCAGCAGCGCACTCCGACAGGGGAAAGGTGGGGCCCTCAAATCAACAAGACTGTTCTACCGACTGAAACTTGCGGTAGGTTACTCCCCCTCGACGTCAAACTTGGCCAACTGGGTGGCCATCGTCGCACAGGCGGAATCAGTATTCATATCGCCAGCAACAAAACTGGCCAAGATTATCGCGGGCACAGTCGTCGGGATCGGCGTGTTCGCCATGCTCATCACTTTCCCGCTGGCACACTGGGCTGTCAAACCCATTGTCAGGCTGCAAAAGGCCACAGAACTGATCACCGAGAGCAGGGGTCTCAGACCGACTACGCCGACTTCAGGGAGCAGGGCAAACTCGATACTCCGAGACAAGAGCTCGCTGATATCATTCCCACTGCACCCCGTCTCAACGaacaatatcaacaacaataacagcAATGAGAAGGCACAACCGCCATCGGATCAGGACACAAACACGAACAACAGTTCCAGCTCGATAGCAGTATCAAATATAAGAGAGGAACACTCCCCACACGCGGACGGGGTCTTTTCAGGTATCTCGCTGTCGAACGTCAGCGACAGACTGGAAAGATTGTCGAACACGTCAAAGCATTACACTACTGCCGTTAACCTGATACAGGCAAGAGTGCCCAGTTACAGAGctcttttcaaagacgagTTGTCGGACTTGACAGAGACTTTCAACACAATGACGGATGCACTAGACCAGCACTATGCGCTACTGGAGGAAAGAGTCAGGGCAAGAACCAAACAGCTGGAGGCTGCCAAGATAGAGGCAGAAACAGCTAACGAGGCCAAGACTGTTTTCATAGCAAACATTTCGCACGAATTAAGAACCCCGCTAAACGGTATACTGGGCATGACTGCGATCTCTATGGAGGAGACTGACATCGACAAGATACGGAACAGTCTGAAACTGATCTTTAGATCAGGTGAACTGTTACTGCATATTCTAACCGAGTTGCTcactttctccaaaaaCGTCCTGAAGAGAACTaaattggagaagaggaactTCTGCATAACAGATGTCGCCTTACAAATCAAGTCCATTTTCGGGAAAGTCGCAAAGGACCAACACGTCAGGTTATCGATTATCTTATCTCCCAACATGATCAGAAGCATGGTACTGTACGGGGATTCCAACAGAATCATCCAAATTGTGATGAACTTGGTTTCCAATGCACTGAAATTTACTCCAGTGGATGGGAAAGTTGATGTTAGGATGAAAGTCCTTGGCCTGTACGACGAGGCGCTGAGTGAAAAGTACAACCACAATAAAGTGTATGTGAAACCGGGGACAGAGATCACCGATTCTACTCCATCACTGAATGTCAAATCCGAGGGGCAAGGCAAGGATAAATTTACTTCAGATACGGCTTCGAAGAACAACACCTCTTCGGACACTGCCTATGACGCGACCCCGACGACAGATCGAGTCGCACAGGAGAGTGACGAAGATAACATGTACGAGGATAACGAGTCCatgatttcttcaacgacaaGTTCGTACGATGACGCCATATTCAACAGTCAGTTCAAAAAGACGACAAACCTgtacgacgaggacgatgaaAGTGAGATGGGGGTCGAATTGGAGACACCTAAGACGTGGGTTATATCATTCGAGGTGGAAGACTCCGGTCCCGGTATCGACAAGGGGCTTCAGGAGTCTGTCTTTGAGCCCTTTGTCCAAGGTGACCAGACATTGTCCAGACAGTACGGTGGTACTGGTTTGGGGTTGTCGATTTGTAGACAATTGGCCGGGATGATGAAAGGTAAGATGCTTTTGGAGAGTAAAGTTGGCGTCGGGAGTAAATTCACGTTTACGCTACCGCTGACGCAGACGCGTGAGATCAACTTTGCCAATGTCGAAGACCCCTTTGAGGATGAGTTCAACgcaaagagcaagaagaacaggaagGTTAAGTTCAGGATGGCAAGAAGCTTGAATAGCCGCAAGTCGAGATCATCTATTGTCACTGCCGGTGCGTCCAGTCATCACAGTGTTCATACACGTACACCAACGAAGTCGCCTCGTCTCAAGTGCGATAGATCCGTCTCTGACAGAGTGGTAATCAACTCTCCTGAGAGGACAGGGGAGAATATCACTTTCAGGAGCGAAAGTGACGACCATCTGAGCCACATGCATCGCAACAGAGACAAAGATCATGAAAGGTTGAGCGCCAGCAACAGTACCATGAGCCTTGACCGTCCATTCTTGCAAAGCACGGGGACAGCAACGTCTACGCGGAGTATCCCACATTTATCGTCCTTTAAGGAGGAGAAGCCGAACGATCCACTGTTGAACGTTTCTAGCAGTGCTGAACAGACCAAGAAGACGTCCGAGGGGAACGGCGCGTACAAGATTCTTGTTGCAGAAGATAATCACGTTAACCAAGAAGTCATCAAACGAATGCTGCAGCTGGAAGGTGTCAAAGACATTGATCTTGCCTGTGATGGACAAGACGCGTTTGACAAAGTGAAACAGCTACAAGATAAAGGTTCTCGCTACAACTTGATCTTCATGGA
Coding sequences within it:
- the SLN1 gene encoding histidine kinase (similar to Saccharomyces cerevisiae SLN1 (YIL147C); ancestral locus Anc_5.700) translates to MWFRLRSFTPKPPYRVGIRAQLTMLVSIVAIISLVILAVTTGVYFTSNYKNLRSDRLYIAAQLKSSQIDQNLNYLYYQCYWVASRDTLQTGLANYVAGNKSDANWMDSQSVLEKFLGSSNLFSVARVYDSSFTTVLNTTNNSTGDLIPEDVLTQLLPLSTNVPLPSSLETNGIVTNPVKNGSSYLMSMSLPIFANPSIILTDSRVYGYVTVVMSAEGLLSVFNDTTALERSYVAIVSAVYTNATKLDAYRFVFPPFGSTSSILNETFPLNNNTFLSSALRQGKGGALKSTRLFYRLKLAVGYSPSTSNLANWVAIVAQAESVFISPATKLAKIIAGTVVGIGVFAMLITFPLAHWAVKPIVRLQKATELITESRGLRPTTPTSGSRANSILRDKSSLISFPLHPVSTNNINNNNSNEKAQPPSDQDTNTNNSSSSIAVSNIREEHSPHADGVFSGISLSNVSDRLERLSNTSKHYTTAVNLIQARVPSYRALFKDELSDLTETFNTMTDALDQHYALLEERVRARTKQLEAAKIEAETANEAKTVFIANISHELRTPLNGILGMTAISMEETDIDKIRNSLKLIFRSGELLLHILTELLTFSKNVLKRTKLEKRNFCITDVALQIKSIFGKVAKDQHVRLSIILSPNMIRSMVLYGDSNRIIQIVMNLVSNALKFTPVDGKVDVRMKVLGLYDEALSEKYNHNKVYVKPGTEITDSTPSLNVKSEGQGKDKFTSDTASKNNTSSDTAYDATPTTDRVAQESDEDNMYEDNESMISSTTSSYDDAIFNSQFKKTTNLYDEDDESEMGVELETPKTWVISFEVEDSGPGIDKGLQESVFEPFVQGDQTLSRQYGGTGLGLSICRQLAGMMKGKMLLESKVGVGSKFTFTLPLTQTREINFANVEDPFEDEFNAKSKKNRKVKFRMARSLNSRKSRSSIVTAGASSHHSVHTRTPTKSPRLKCDRSVSDRVVINSPERTGENITFRSESDDHLSHMHRNRDKDHERLSASNSTMSLDRPFLQSTGTATSTRSIPHLSSFKEEKPNDPLLNVSSSAEQTKKTSEGNGAYKILVAEDNHVNQEVIKRMLQLEGVKDIDLACDGQDAFDKVKQLQDKGSRYNLIFMDVQMPKVDGLTSTKMIRHDLHCDFPIVALTAFADDSNIKECLDAGMDGFLSKPIKRTKLKTILKEFCSDEREEDSKPVET